A segment of the Polyangiaceae bacterium genome:
CCGAATGCGATCTTCTGCGCGCGCAGCTCCGCCGTTGGATGCAACTGCCGCAGGGTAACGACCGTCTTTCCGTTGCTCTGCTCGTCGAAGGTGACGGTGACGCGGAAGAGCTCCTCGTCATCGTCCTTGTCTGCGCCGTGGTCGAACACCAAGAGCTCCGGCTTCCGCACCTCGAGGAACAGCATGCGGTTGCCCCAGTGCGTGCCGTCCGGCGCGACGAAGTCGAATCGCCAGCGCCCCCCCACCCGAATGTCGATTTCATGGGTCGTCAGCTCGAAGCCTTTGGGCCCGAACCAGCGCACGATGTGCTCGGGGTTCGTCCACGCCTCGAACACCAGCTCCCGCGGCGCGTCGTACACCCGCGTGATCACGATTTCCCTGTCCAAAGCCCACTTTTTCTCGCCGATTGCCTGATTCATGACCGCCCTCGCCTGCCTCCCTTAACCTCAAGGTTAATTAACTCTTCAGTTATGTACGCGGGCGCGGGTCACTTGTCAATGCCGACGTCACATGACCAATCAACTGACAGCCCCGTATCACGATCGAGAACGACACCTGACACGCCCTCGGCGCACCAGTGTCTCCGCGCGGCAATAACTGAGCGAACCTTGTGCTTACCCCTCTGAAGCGCGCGCAGCGGCGCCGGCGAGCTACTCGAGACTGAAGCGCGCACCGGGAGGAAACACCACCCGGTAGCTCTCCGCGTCGTCCGCATGATCCACGTCGCTGACCGCAACGATCACGCCGCACTCACTCAGCGGGTTTCCGAGGATGGGCGAACCGTGGAGCACTTCGAGCACCCGCGACACCGCAGCGTCCGCATCCCGCGTGGTGAGGAAGACCGTCATGCGCTCGGAGGCTGCCCCGTAGTCGTAGCCGTCTTCGCTGAACAGCTCCGGCCAGCGCTCCACCAAGCGACCGGGAAGCACGTAACGCAGGTCGGCGTCAGGGTTTGGCAGCGCGGCTGGGTCGAGCTGAATCGCGATCTCGGCCATGGTCTAGACGCTTACGGTGGTGTCTCGAGTCGCTCCCTCACCCCCAACCCGAGAACACGGGGAATGTGCGTAGCACGCAGGTTGTTTTCCACGCCTGATGACCAAGATCAACTCGGGAGCGCCGGTGACCGGTGCGGCGTCGATCCAGATAGACGCGATGCCTGATGTCGTGTGGGAGGTGATTAGCGACGTGAACGGCTGGCCAAGCTGGAACCCAGACGTAAGCGGCGCGCAGCTGCTCGGACCGCTCGCTGTAGGCACCGAGTTTCGCTGGAAGGCGGGGCCTGGAACGATCACGTCCACGCTCCTCGAGGTCGAGCCGCTCCGTGAGATCAGCTGGCGTGGGAAGAGCCTCGGCGTGAGCGCGTTGCATGTGTGGCGCCTGCGACCGGCGGCGCAGGGCGTGACCCTGGAGGTCGAAGAATCGCTGGAGGGGCTGCCTGCGCGGTTGTTCCGAGCAAGCCTCAGGCGAACGCTGGAGACCGCACTGCAGAACGGTCTGACTGCAGTCAAACTGGAGGCCGAGCGCCGGGGGAGCTGCGGAGCCTAGGCGTGAAGGTCAAACGAACTCGACGTCGCCCTTCGCCAGCGCGGCAGCGCTGACCCCCTCAGAGCGCTGCTTGGCGCGATCTCGGAGCACCGCTGCGACGCGATCCGTGGGGCAACGCTCGATGCACTCATCGAAGCCGCTGATGGCGTCGGCGTAGCGCCCCGCGCGATACGCGCTCAACGCCTTGTCGAAGACAGGCAGTGTCTGGCGCTTCGCGCTGCGCTGGGCCTCGGGATCGCAATCGAAGACCTCCACGAGCGCCAGAGGATCTTTACGCCCGTGGACCCGTACCTTGCCGAGCTCCCGTAGGTCGTACGCCGAGGGATTGAGCATGCGCCACATCACCTCTTCCGAGATCAGCACCGGTGCGCCCAGCGTCTTGGTGGCCGCTTCGATGCGTGCAGTCGCATTCACCGTGTCACCCACTGCGGTGATATCAAGGCGCTCCTCGGAGCCGATCGTGGCCAGCATGACCTGACCCGAGTGCAAGCCAGCGCCGAGCTGCAGGCTACCGACACCCGGGATATCCCGCTCCCGGTTCATTTCCTCAAGGGAACGCACCATCTCGATCACGGCGTCGACCGCGGCGTCCGCGGCGCCCATGAAGGACGCCATGATGCCGTCCCCCAGGAACTGGATCACGATCCCTTGATGCTTACGAATGATCGGGCTCATGCGTCCGAAGTATTCGATCAGCATGCGATAGCCCTCCTTCGGATCCAGTCGCTCGAAGAGCGCGGTGAAGCCACGGAGGTCGATGAACATCGCGGTGATCTGGTGAGTCGCAGCGTCGCCCAGCACCAAATCGACCACTCGCTCTCGCCCGAGCGGAGGGAGGAACTCCTTGGGAACGAAGCGCTCGAAGGAAGCAGCCATGCGCCGCGTCTCGTCGTAGAGCCGGGCGTTCTCGATGGCGACCGCCGCCTGGGTCGAGAGCAGCTCGAGCACCATGAGGCGCTCGGGCGTGAAGGCGCCAGGCACCAAGTTGTTCTCGAGATAGACCACGCCGACGCGCTTGCCTTGATACGCGATGGGCACGCAGAGCACCGAGCGTGTGCGCTCCCCGGCGTGTTGGAAGCGGCGATCGTGCCGCGCATCTTCCACGACCAGCGGCGCGCCTTCGTCGAACACCTGCCGCACCACATTGCTTTGCAATGCGGCCACGTCGTCAATCGGCGTGCCCCGTGGGCAGGGAACGGCGCCGTCCACATCTTCAGCGACCTCGACCCGCAGCACACCGTCCCGCGCCAACATCAAGAAGCCCTGGGTCGCTCCCGCGTTCTGCATTGCGACGGCGAGCACGCGCTCGAGCAGCGCGTCGATGCGCATTTCAGACGCCAGTGCCGCAGTGGCCTTGAACAGCGACTGCACATCGAGCGAAAGATCCGAATCGGTCGAGACTTCAACCGTCGAGGTCAGTGAGCCGGTGGTGACCTCGCTGCTGCGCACGGCGCTGAGGCCCGGATACTCCGCCTCCAGGAAATCGACCTTCGCAGTGGCGCCCCAGCGTTGATACGCGGCGCGCGCTTCCATCAGGTACGCCCGGGCCACTACCCGACGCCCGCGCTCGGAGTAGAAGCGCCCGCAGAGCTCGCAGGCGAGCGCCTCGTGCTGCACGAACGCGCCCGCGCGCGCCAGCTCGATCGCCTCGTCGTACTTGTCCATTGCCTTCACGAGGTCGCCTTCGACCCGCGCGCGTTCCGCGTCGATCAGCGCAACGCGGTGCGCGTGGTTTGCCGCGCAGAAACCGCTCCAGAGCTCCAGCATGGCGCGGTGCTCGTCGACTCCAGCCAACAGCGCGGCGCGCTCTTCGTCGCTTACGCTGCTACACAGCTGTAGCGATGCCAGCGCGCCGTAAAAGCGACACGCCACGAGCATGAAGGTCGCGGGCACGGCGTCCCCGTGCTCGAGCCCACGTGCAGCCGCTTCCGCTGCCCCGGCGTAGTCCGCGAACAGGAAGCGAACCTTTGCTGCCATGGCGTAGGTGACGGCGACGCCGCTCCGGTAGTTGATCGCCTGATAGCCCTCGATGGCCTGATCTTCGTGAAAGTCCGGACCGATCAAGCGCGTAGGGTCCGCTGCGCGCCCGGTGAGGTTCTCGATCGCCTGACGGATCTGCACCATCACGTGCGCGGCTGCGTCCTGCTGCAGCTCGAAGCACACCCCGACGTACGTCGCGAACTCCTTGCGCAGGTGTTCGAGCTCAACACCGGCCCAGAACGCGCTCGCGAGGTGGATCTGGATCCCCCAGCAGCCGTATTCGACGTCGCCGTTGTCCATCCCGAGCAGGTAGACCTCACGCTGGTCCTCCAGCGTCTCCCGTAGCGGCAGATTCCAGATGCGGGTGAAGCCGAAGATCAGGTGGTGGGGGCGAGGGCGCAGCGAACGGTCACCGAAGCGATCCAGGAGCAGCAACGCAAGCTCCGACTGCTTATAGGCAATGTCGCAGAGATTGATGGCTGACAAGAACAGCCCGAATAGTCCAAAGCCGTAGGCTGACTGCCGCGCGACGCCTTTCCGCACGGACATGTCGACCATGTCGAAGGCGAGCAGCGCCAAGAGGCGCGGACGCGCGAGGAACGCGGCGGCGCTGACCGCCACCTCCAGGCGCATGATCGCGAGGCCGACAGGATCCTGTGTCTCGGGTAGCGCGGCGATCTCGTCGTTCGGGCGATTGTTCAGCAGCCCGAGGGTAGCCACCAAGCCACGCTCCACGTCTTCTGCGGTCGGGTCTGCGATCAGCGTGTGACCCAGCGTGGCCAGGGTCTCGAGGGCGAGCTCCAACGCCTCGATAGCCTTCTGCCGCCCGACCAGCGACAACGCCCGGACCTCTTGGGCCCGGAAGCTGTCGAGAGGCGAGCGGGAATGCTTCAAGACCTCGTCGGCAGCTTGATCCATCGCGTCGGAGTCGCCTGTTAGATAGGCGGCGCGCGCGGATTCCACGCCCACGTCGAGGGCATACGCATAGTCGCGCTCCCAGGCTTCTTTGCCGCTCAAAGCGGCCGCACGCCGGAAGTACGTGTAGCCATGAGCGTAAGCAGCGGACTGCAGCGCACGCTGGCCAGCCGCGTAGTTGAGTCGGGAGACTCGATCTCGGGCGACGGTGTCTTTGATCAGCTCCGTCGCCTCGTTGAAGTGCTCGACGATGTCGAACAGGTGGTAGTCGAGCTCCTCTTCGCTGAGGCCGTCGAGTAACGCCCAGCCCAGCTTCAGATGCGTTTCCCTTCGGATCCGATCGGGGATCAGCGAGTAAGCCGCCTGCTGGATGCGGTCGTGGCTGAAACGGAACTCGAAGTTTGGCACGTCGCCGTCACTGGCTTCCCAGTACGCGGAGCCTTCTGGACGAATCAGGTCCTCGTCGAGGGCCTCTCGAAGCGCGCTCTGCACCTGACGGGCAGTTTGACCGAGCAGGCTGACCAGCGTGCCCAGCGCGAAGCGGCTGCCAATCACGGACCCGAGCTGAAGCACATCGCGCGTCGCCGGCGCCAGCGTGCCGATCGCCTTGCACATGAAGTCGACGACGTTCTCCGTTACGTCGAGCACCTGGAGCTGTTCGATATCCCAGGTCCAGCGTGCGCCGACGGGGTCATACGAGAGCAACCGATTCTGATGCAGCGACTCCAGAAAGCGGTTCAGGAAGAACGGGTTGCCTCGAGTCTTCGCCAGGCAAAGCTCGGCGAACTCGCCAACTTCTTCTGAACTTCGGCCAGTGGTGTCAGCGAGCAGCGCGGCGACGTGATCCAGGCGCAACGGGCCAAGCTGGATGTCGCGGACGACCACACTGGCCTCACGCATCTCGCGCACGATCTGGGTAACCGGGTGCGCTTCATTCACCTCGTTGTCGCGGTAGGCGCCGATGAAGAGGACGTGGGAGATCTCGCGGTCGCTGGCCAGTGACTTGATCAAACGCAAGGACGGCAGATCCGCCCACTGCAGGTCGTCCAAGAACATGATCAGCGGGTGCTTCGGGCCGGAAATCGCCCTCACGAAGTGGCGCATGGTGCGCCGCAACCGGTTCTCACCCTCGGTGGACGACACCTGAGCCAACACGGGTTGAGGCCCGATCAGGGTCTCGACTTCTTGGACCAGATCCGTCAGCACACGGCCGTTGGCGCCGACCGCCTCGAGGATCTGGCCTTTGAACGCCGAGCGAGTCGCTTCGTCCTCTCGCAGGATCTGCGTTACTACCGCACGGAAAGCTTGGGCGAGGGAGTCGTAAGGCACGCCGTGCTTGAATTGGTCGCACTTGCCGCTGCCGAACACGCCCTTGCACTCGAGGATCGAGCGCTGAACCTCGTTGACCAGGGTGGTCTTGCCAATCCCCGAATAGCCGGCGACCAGCAGCGCTTCCGTAGCGCCTGCCGCGACCCGCTGGAAAGCCCCCAGCAACGCCGCCGTCTCCCGTCGACGACCGTAGAGCGTCTGCGGGATGACGAAGCGCTCGTGCTGATCGCGGGTTCCAAGCTCGAACTCGCCAATGTGCCCGCTCTCCTCGAGCATCGCTTTCGCCCGCTCGAGGTCGAACAACAGACCGCTGGCGCTCTGGTAGCGATCATCGGCGCGCTTCTCCAAGAGCCGCATCACGACCCTGGAGAGCGGCTCCGGGACCTCTGCGTCCACCTCGTGGGGAGCGAGCGGGGTCTTCGCGATGTGCGCGTGCACGTATTCGAGGGTGTCGCTCGCAGCAAACGGCAACTCGCCCGTCAACAGCTCATACAGCGTGATCCCAAGCGAATATAGATCCGTGCGGTAATCCAACACCACGTTCATGCGCCCGGTTTGCTCGGGAGACATATACGCCGGTGTTCCCCGCACGGTGCTGGTGGTCTGGGCTTCCACCGACTCCCGACGCAGCATGCTGCTGATCCCGAAGTCGATCAGCTTGACCTGCCCCGTCTCGGGGTTCCGCACGATATTGCTCGGGTTGATGTCCTTGTGGACGATCTGGCGTTCGTGCACCACGGCCAGCGCCCGAGTCACCGCGACCGCAATCTCCAGGCACTCCGCCAGGGAGGGTCGGGCGTCCGCAATCTGAGAAGCCAGCGAACTGGCGCCGAAGTCCTCGACGATCAGCCGTACCACGCCCTCCTCTTGCTCGATGCCGAGCGCCCGCACCACGCCGTCAGAGGCGGCGAGGTTCGTGAGGTCGAGCTCCCGCTGCAGCGCGGCTATCTGCTCAGCCGACGGGTAGAGTTTGCGTAGTTGCTTGACCACCACCGCTTCGCCGTCGGGCTCTCGGACGCCGCGGAACACGACCGAGTCGGCGCCGTCGCGAAGTCGCTGAAGGGTGCGGTGGGTCGTCATTGGATCAAACGTGGATGCTCTGCGTCGCTTCCGATGGAGCGTAGTACAGGTAAGATAGCGGCCGTGAGGCGTCTGCCTGGCGGATATGGGCGTCCACATCGCTCAAGCGGGACTGCAAGGTCTGTAGGAGCGGCGCCACCGCAGGATCGGCGAACGGCGAGTACTGACCGAGACGATTCAGCTTGGCGGTGAGCGGCCAGTAGATCGCGACGGACTCATAAGCCAGATCCTCCGGCGGGAACATCTGGCGCAGCGCAGCTTCTGTATCGGACGCGTTTCCGTACGGACCAGGACCATACACGGAGGTCGGCCCGCTTGGCGCGAAGCAGAAGTCGTACAAGGGGTAGTTGATCGATGCGTGGTAGGAGCTCGCGCGGAAGATGATCTGGGCGACTAGGTCGATCAGGTCGTCCACGCCGGTCAGGGCCGTGAGGCCTTGCAGGCGCCCGCCATCCTGGGCACCCATCTCTCGCACGAACGCGGCCACTTCGCCGTCGCGGAGCACGTCGGCGTCCTGCTTGTAGTAGAGCCGCAAGTAGCTATCCACCCAGTCGCGCATCACCGGCCAAACCTGGAGCGAGTCATCGCGGAATGGATACTCCGGGAGCCCTTGCAGATCGTCCACCCCGCGGCGGGCGAAGTCTTTAGGTGGCGCGGACTCGCTGAGCCTGAACTCCGACAGCCCCTTGAGACACACCTCGAGTGAGTCATCCAAGGTTGGCGACTGCAGGCGATCGATGATTCCTCCGGGATTCACGAGCGTGGTCTTCGTGATCTCGTTCGCGATCAGCGTGTACTGAAAATGCGGCTCGAGGAGCACCCGTACGGGGTGCTCTTCTGCCAGCTGTCGCCGGGCCGAGAGCACGACGCTCTCCAGCGCCAGGTGACACAGGCCGAAATGCACGATCAGGCCGCCCTGGTTCGACTCGGCGCCCATCAGCGCTGTACGCGCCATCTGCCAGCTCACGCCATCGCGGGGCGTGAAGATGGGCGAGTCCGGAGTCTGACCGCACTGAATCGCGATCGGCATCAGCTTGCCCCGCCCGCCGCCCGCAGCGGGCTGCCAGGCGTAGAGCGCGATCGGCGCAACCAGGTACTTCTGCTGGCCGTCGACGACGCCGCCAGGTACGCCGGCGAAGAGCCGATAATCGGTCGTGTAGCAACGCCCTTCCGCGAGCGCCTTCTCATAGCTGTCGGCCCCGTTCGTGGCACGACTGTACAGTTCATCGGTCACCCCGAGCTGAGCCGGGCGCTCGTTGACCCGGGTCAGCATCGTGGGGTTGTAACCAGCGACCGCTTGCCACGCGAACATCTCATCGCTGCGCCAATTGTGGGCTATGGGCGGGGTGCGCAGCTTCACGAACATCTCTTCGTAGTCTTGAGGGTCCTCCGGCCGCCCTCCGTCGATGTCACCCACAACCTCCCGCTCGAGCTGAGAGCGCAGCTTGCCGAAGTTGTCCGGCTCCGAGCCGTCGAACAGCCGCTTGAAGCGCTCGGCGATCTCCCCCGCCTTCTCCTCGCCTTTCCACAGAGCTTTGTTGGCCTTGACCTGCAGCGTCTTCTCCCCCACTCCGGCCCAGTAACGTGGGTCCGACTTGTCGACGAGGGGGACCTCCTTCGCGTTCGCCAGGTTCTTGTAGCTGTAGTCGAACTGGTACTTGTCCCGGGCGTGCTCCAGCTCACGAGTGCGTTTTCTAGGGTTCGGATCGTCTTGTGGCAGCGAAGGTAGCATGACGTTTCCTTGCGGTTATATGCTGATGCTCTGAAGGATCTGCGAGGGCCGCAGGTACGGGTATGACATCAGGCGGTTCTTATCCCGCTCTTCCGTCGCGCTTTCGACCTCAGAGAGGGCGCTGCGAAAGCGGGCCAGCGAAGCCAAGACCCGAGGATCCACGAACTGCGTCAGCGGATAGTGCCCAAGGGTGCTGATGCGCAGGTTGCTCAGCAGGTACACCATGTTGACCCCCTCACACGCGAGCCTCATCGGGGGCATCATCGCGGTGTACGTGGCCTCGTCGTTCGGCGTGTCCTTGGTGGGTGGCGGCAAGTAACTCGCTCCCGGCATGTTCACGACCATCCCCATGAAGGGAAACTGCGAGAAGTTCACCGCAGAGTGCTGGGCCGACGCGACGAACACGATTCGGGTCACGAACTCGACCAACTCATCGACCGTCCTGGGCACCGGCACACCCGGGATGCGGCCACCGTCCTCGGCGCTGATTTCCCGGGCGAATGCCGCGAGCTCCTCGTCTCCCTGCACGTCTTGCGCTGACGCATAGTAGTGGCCGACGTAGTCACCTACCCAGGTCTTGATCGCGGCCCAGACCGGCAAGACATCGTCTCGATAGGGGTAGACTGGCAGTGCCGAGTCATCGACTTCCCGGCTGCGCAGCTCCAAGTTTGGATCGAGGTTGTCCCAGGAGAGCGTCTGCAGCGCCTTTCGCACCAAGCCGCCGAACTGGTCGATGCGTGGCCCGAAGCAATGATCCACGGTTCCGTCCGGAGCCGTGAGGCTGAACTTGGCTGAGTCGTTGATCGCCAGAGTGTGATCGAAGTGGGGGGTGAGGAGCAGCGAGAGTGGATGATTTTCAGCCAGTTGACGCCGCGCGGCGAGCAACACGGCTTCCATCACCAAGTGCGTGCGCCCGAGGTGGGCCACCCCTTCGTGAACGGCCGCGTCAGCGGCCTGCACATGGGCCATCGCCATGCGCCAGTGCCAGCCGTCTGCGGGAGTGAACAGCGGGAACTCCTTGCCAGGGGTTTGCCCACACTGAATCGCCACGGGCCTCAGCACGCCTGTGCCCCGCTCGACGGCAAACAGCGCCATCGGCGCGGAAACGTACTTCTGTTCGCCGTTGGTCTTGCCAGAGATCACTCCGGACAACACCTCGTAGTCTGCCAGGTACACACGACCTTCGCCGAATGCGGCCTCCAGGCTGTCCCCACCGCCCATCACCTGCGCGTAGATCGCTGGCGTCACCGGAAAGTGATCCGGCATCCGATTCACGCGGAACAGCACCATGGGGTTCGCTCCGGCGATGCGCTGCCAGGCGAACGCCTTGTCGAGTTCCGAAGGCGGACCCGAAAAGAAGCTGACGATGGGTGGCTTGTCCCAGGTCTGGAAGATGTTCTCGTACTCGCGCCAGCTCTCAGGACGCCGCGTGGAAATTCCTTTACTGATGTCCCCCGAGAGATCGAAGAAGCGACCGCGAAACTCTGAAGGCTTCAGCTCGTCGAAGATCTGACGGATGGCCTTCAGCGGGTTCTTACTGAATAGCGCCTCCGAAGCGTGTCCCGCGGTGTTCTCCGCGATAGACGCGTAGATGGGCAGTGACTTCGCGGTGTACTCGCGACCGTATTCGTCGCCGTCGTAGAGCTTCACGGCGGTCGCGACACCCGGCGGCCAGTCGTACACGTAGCGGTACCGTAGCTGGTTTTGGAACAGCTTTTCCTGACGCGTCGGATCACTGTCCTTCGAAGGCAACATCGGGAGCATGCCTTGGACTCTATCAAGCCCGCCCCAGAGTTGAGTGCCTATCTGTGTCCGAAGTGCCTAGGTCATTCGGACCTGCAGAGCTACCTACCTATGCCCACATCAAGCGCTCTGCTTGGGGCAAGCGTTTGCGCGACCGACTCCGTATGGTGCAACGCAGAAACAAGCCACACGGATGGGGCGACCTTGATAGGTATATTGATAGCTGTCGCGCGTTACCGTGCGGCATAAGTTCGCCATCCGAACCACCAGCGATCACTGCCAGTTCCGCACTTGACCAGCGGCCGCACGTCCGAACGGCAACAATGCCACAAAACGTAGGCTATCACGCCGGAATCAGGCCTCTGCTATGCTCCGTCAAGAGGAACCGCTCCCATGCCTGGCAACACCAATACCTCCGCTCGTGTCACCCTAACCGTCGCCCCCTTCCATATCCCTCCCGTCGAAAGCGTGCTTGTCGTTGGCAGGCGAGCGCCCATTGGCGCCAAGGCGATGACTAAGGCCTTCGACGAGATGTTGCCCAATACCTTTGAGCGCGTCGAAGTCGACAGCCCCCTCATCGAGGCACTGATCGTGCGCCGTTCCCACCTGAAGCGTTTGCCCGAACAGAGGCTGGTGGACCTAGTGTTGCGGCACGCTGAGCGCCTGATGGAGGACTCGGAGATGCTCCAGGTGAAGTTGGAGATCGAAGTGGTGGCCAACGAGGAGTTCGCTCTGTGACCTTCGGGTCGATCGGGGACTACATGTCCCCGCTGAGTGAGGCCTCCCCACTCGCCACCCTCGCTGACGTCGAACCGGCGCTCCGCCAGGGGTCACCTGCCTTTTTTCGAGAGGGTCAGTCTTGGCGCGGAGTGGTTGCGGAGATGGTGGCCGGCCAACCCCGGAGCCGCCGCTTGATCGATCTGCCTTCGCTCGAGGTGGTGGCCGCCCATCCCGATTTGGACCCCAGCGAGCTGCTCCGACTCGCCGATCCCGCCTTCGCGTTTACGCCCATCGTGCGCGGCGAACAACTGGTCGGCGTGGTCGATCGTCGCCGCCTGGCGGTGAGTCTCGATGACGAAGCGTTCCAGACCGCGCTGAGCGCAGTCGAAGGCACTCGGGTCACCGTGCTGGGCCTGCTCCACGACATGGCAAACTTGGTCACGGTGTTGCAGGCCGAAGACCTCGGTCCGCGGGTGGGAAGTTCGATGGAACACCTTGGCCTGCTCGTGCACCGCATGCGAGCTCTGCAGCTCGGCTACGATCTTCAGAGCACCGAAATCGAGATCGGCCACATCCTCCAGAGGAGTCGCCCGCTGTTGGAGCTCCAAGCCGGCCCGACACTCACCTTGGTTATCGAACCAAGCCAGCGTGAGATGAAAGTCCGCTGCGTGCCGGGCCTAGTGACCCGGTGCCTCGCGAATCTGGTCTCGAACTCGAAAGACGCAATTCAGGGGACCGGTTGCATCACGCTTCGTTCGGGCCTCTCGAGCGACTTGCGAATGGTCTTTGCAGAGGTCGCGGATGACGGGCCCGGAGTCCCTGAAGCTCTAAGGAGCCAAATTTTCGAGCGCGGCTTCTCCACCAAGAAGGGGCAACACTGGGGCCTCGGTCTCTACGCCTTGCGGC
Coding sequences within it:
- a CDS encoding SRPBCC domain-containing protein, whose protein sequence is MNQAIGEKKWALDREIVITRVYDAPRELVFEAWTNPEHIVRWFGPKGFELTTHEIDIRVGGRWRFDFVAPDGTHWGNRMLFLEVRKPELLVFDHGADKDDDEELFRVTVTFDEQSNGKTVVTLRQLHPTAELRAQKIAFGAVEYGFQTLDKLAAHLLEM
- a CDS encoding SRPBCC family protein, which encodes MTKINSGAPVTGAASIQIDAMPDVVWEVISDVNGWPSWNPDVSGAQLLGPLAVGTEFRWKAGPGTITSTLLEVEPLREISWRGKSLGVSALHVWRLRPAAQGVTLEVEESLEGLPARLFRASLRRTLETALQNGLTAVKLEAERRGSCGA
- a CDS encoding AAA family ATPase, producing MTTHRTLQRLRDGADSVVFRGVREPDGEAVVVKQLRKLYPSAEQIAALQRELDLTNLAASDGVVRALGIEQEEGVVRLIVEDFGASSLASQIADARPSLAECLEIAVAVTRALAVVHERQIVHKDINPSNIVRNPETGQVKLIDFGISSMLRRESVEAQTTSTVRGTPAYMSPEQTGRMNVVLDYRTDLYSLGITLYELLTGELPFAASDTLEYVHAHIAKTPLAPHEVDAEVPEPLSRVVMRLLEKRADDRYQSASGLLFDLERAKAMLEESGHIGEFELGTRDQHERFVIPQTLYGRRRETAALLGAFQRVAAGATEALLVAGYSGIGKTTLVNEVQRSILECKGVFGSGKCDQFKHGVPYDSLAQAFRAVVTQILREDEATRSAFKGQILEAVGANGRVLTDLVQEVETLIGPQPVLAQVSSTEGENRLRRTMRHFVRAISGPKHPLIMFLDDLQWADLPSLRLIKSLASDREISHVLFIGAYRDNEVNEAHPVTQIVREMREASVVVRDIQLGPLRLDHVAALLADTTGRSSEEVGEFAELCLAKTRGNPFFLNRFLESLHQNRLLSYDPVGARWTWDIEQLQVLDVTENVVDFMCKAIGTLAPATRDVLQLGSVIGSRFALGTLVSLLGQTARQVQSALREALDEDLIRPEGSAYWEASDGDVPNFEFRFSHDRIQQAAYSLIPDRIRRETHLKLGWALLDGLSEEELDYHLFDIVEHFNEATELIKDTVARDRVSRLNYAAGQRALQSAAYAHGYTYFRRAAALSGKEAWERDYAYALDVGVESARAAYLTGDSDAMDQAADEVLKHSRSPLDSFRAQEVRALSLVGRQKAIEALELALETLATLGHTLIADPTAEDVERGLVATLGLLNNRPNDEIAALPETQDPVGLAIMRLEVAVSAAAFLARPRLLALLAFDMVDMSVRKGVARQSAYGFGLFGLFLSAINLCDIAYKQSELALLLLDRFGDRSLRPRPHHLIFGFTRIWNLPLRETLEDQREVYLLGMDNGDVEYGCWGIQIHLASAFWAGVELEHLRKEFATYVGVCFELQQDAAAHVMVQIRQAIENLTGRAADPTRLIGPDFHEDQAIEGYQAINYRSGVAVTYAMAAKVRFLFADYAGAAEAAARGLEHGDAVPATFMLVACRFYGALASLQLCSSVSDEERAALLAGVDEHRAMLELWSGFCAANHAHRVALIDAERARVEGDLVKAMDKYDEAIELARAGAFVQHEALACELCGRFYSERGRRVVARAYLMEARAAYQRWGATAKVDFLEAEYPGLSAVRSSEVTTGSLTSTVEVSTDSDLSLDVQSLFKATAALASEMRIDALLERVLAVAMQNAGATQGFLMLARDGVLRVEVAEDVDGAVPCPRGTPIDDVAALQSNVVRQVFDEGAPLVVEDARHDRRFQHAGERTRSVLCVPIAYQGKRVGVVYLENNLVPGAFTPERLMVLELLSTQAAVAIENARLYDETRRMAASFERFVPKEFLPPLGRERVVDLVLGDAATHQITAMFIDLRGFTALFERLDPKEGYRMLIEYFGRMSPIIRKHQGIVIQFLGDGIMASFMGAADAAVDAVIEMVRSLEEMNRERDIPGVGSLQLGAGLHSGQVMLATIGSEERLDITAVGDTVNATARIEAATKTLGAPVLISEEVMWRMLNPSAYDLRELGKVRVHGRKDPLALVEVFDCDPEAQRSAKRQTLPVFDKALSAYRAGRYADAISGFDECIERCPTDRVAAVLRDRAKQRSEGVSAAALAKGDVEFV
- a CDS encoding lipoxygenase, which translates into the protein MLPSKDSDPTRQEKLFQNQLRYRYVYDWPPGVATAVKLYDGDEYGREYTAKSLPIYASIAENTAGHASEALFSKNPLKAIRQIFDELKPSEFRGRFFDLSGDISKGISTRRPESWREYENIFQTWDKPPIVSFFSGPPSELDKAFAWQRIAGANPMVLFRVNRMPDHFPVTPAIYAQVMGGGDSLEAAFGEGRVYLADYEVLSGVISGKTNGEQKYVSAPMALFAVERGTGVLRPVAIQCGQTPGKEFPLFTPADGWHWRMAMAHVQAADAAVHEGVAHLGRTHLVMEAVLLAARRQLAENHPLSLLLTPHFDHTLAINDSAKFSLTAPDGTVDHCFGPRIDQFGGLVRKALQTLSWDNLDPNLELRSREVDDSALPVYPYRDDVLPVWAAIKTWVGDYVGHYYASAQDVQGDEELAAFAREISAEDGGRIPGVPVPRTVDELVEFVTRIVFVASAQHSAVNFSQFPFMGMVVNMPGASYLPPPTKDTPNDEATYTAMMPPMRLACEGVNMVYLLSNLRISTLGHYPLTQFVDPRVLASLARFRSALSEVESATEERDKNRLMSYPYLRPSQILQSISI
- a CDS encoding sensor histidine kinase gives rise to the protein MTFGSIGDYMSPLSEASPLATLADVEPALRQGSPAFFREGQSWRGVVAEMVAGQPRSRRLIDLPSLEVVAAHPDLDPSELLRLADPAFAFTPIVRGEQLVGVVDRRRLAVSLDDEAFQTALSAVEGTRVTVLGLLHDMANLVTVLQAEDLGPRVGSSMEHLGLLVHRMRALQLGYDLQSTEIEIGHILQRSRPLLELQAGPTLTLVIEPSQREMKVRCVPGLVTRCLANLVSNSKDAIQGTGCITLRSGLSSDLRMVFAEVADDGPGVPEALRSQIFERGFSTKKGQHWGLGLYALRRAARRNGGDLKLQSGEPGNCCFRLELPRAEEPV